The following are from one region of the Dermacentor albipictus isolate Rhodes 1998 colony chromosome 5, USDA_Dalb.pri_finalv2, whole genome shotgun sequence genome:
- the LOC135896400 gene encoding astacin-like metalloprotease toxin 4, protein MHHIEQSTCIRFVKRTNEKDYVRIAEKEGCYSMVGRIGGEQPLSLGRGCLFRGTVMHELLHVLGFYHEQNRPDRDEYIDIFPENVKNGFLPQFDKLPAYYVRRLTQFSYKSIMLYGSGAFSRAANLSTMLKKDGGRLEATHDKDTLSPLDVVRIDMLYPKSCA, encoded by the exons ATGCACCATATCGAGCAATCGACGTGCATACGCTTTGTTAAACGGACCAACGAGAAGGACTATGTCCGCATTGCAGAAAAAGAAGG GTGCTACTCGATGGTTGGCCGCATTGGCGGTGAGCAGCCGTTGTCCTTGGGCCGCGGCTGCCTCTTCCGCGGCACAGTGATGCACGAGCTGCTGCACGTGCTGGGCTTCTACCACGAGCAAAACCGCCCCGACAGGGACGAGTACATCGACATCTTTCCAGAAAATGTTAAAAACG GGTTCTTGCCACAGTTTGACAAGCTGCCTGCTTATTACGTCCGCCGGCTGACACAATTCAGCTACAAATCGATTATGCTGTATGGCTCGGGTGCATTTTCCCGGGCTGCCAATCTGTCCACCATGCTGAAAAAGGATGGCGGAAGGCTCGAGGCAACCCACGACAAAGACACGCTTAGCCCGCTTGATGTTGTTCGCATTGATATGCTGTACCCAAAGTCGTGTGCCTGA